One genomic segment of Impatiens glandulifera chromosome 6, dImpGla2.1, whole genome shotgun sequence includes these proteins:
- the LOC124943572 gene encoding uncharacterized protein LOC124943572 has product MPRKLVFRQTSSVNKTQQPLLVGSEYSPKYAVANISGKSSRFAEVAGGTAAECAAVCCCCPCGLVDILFLAMYRVPAGLCRKALRRKRRRWLIKRGILPHRRRRCECGCDDTELQIHPFSGEISEESSSTVTDNVMSAQSDKDVVELEKEMWEHFYSGGFWRSLSRRSTSSAPAETGK; this is encoded by the coding sequence ATGCCTCGAAAGCTCGTATTTCGACAGACGTCGTCGGTCAATAAGACACAACAGCCACTTCTAGTCGGGTCAGAATACTCCCCAAAATATGCCGTAGCTAATATCAGCGGTAAAAGCTCTCGTTTCGCTGAGGTTGCCGGAGGAACCGCGGCGGAATGCGCAGCGGTTTGTTGTTGTTGCCCATGTGGTTTGGTTGATATTCTATTCCTTGCCATGTATAGGGTACCAGCTGGGCTATGCCGTAAGGCTCTTCGAAGGAAGAGAAGACGTTGGCTTATAAAACGAGGGATACTTCCTCATCGGAGACGACGATGTGAGTGCGGGTGCGATGATACAGAGCTTCAAATCCACCCGTTTTCTGGAGAAATCTCTGAGGAATCTTCGTCGACGGTGACTGATAATGTGATGTCTGCTCAGTCGGATAAAGATGTTGTTGAATTGGAGAAGGAAATGTGGGAGCATTTTTATAGTGGAGGTTTTTGGAGAAGTCTATCTCGGAGGAGTACTTCTTCTGCTCCGGCAGAAactggaaaataa
- the LOC124943573 gene encoding lysM domain receptor-like kinase 3, with protein sequence MTFTIRENRVSLHDIKIDAYKGLAFLPNYTRAARAGSIVSLNLFCGCSSELRNYPMGYVMGESDSIESLAIRFGSGKLIIEDDDEKDDDDEDDDDKDEDDVEDKLYRLIQIPMAGQVDATSRLKQSRSEKKSRKAMLKLGMKFIPGVSRVTVKKSKKTDLEF encoded by the exons ATGACGTTTACAATTAGGGAAAATAGAGTATCTCTTCACGATATTAAGATCGATGCATACAAGGGTTTAGCTTTTCTTCCTAATTATACTAGGGCGGCTAGAGCTGGATCAATTGTTTCGTTAAATCTGTTTTGTGGATGTTCGAGTGAGTTGCGGAACTACCCGATGGGTTACGTGATGGGAGAGAGTGATAGTATTGAATCTTTAGCAATTAGATTTGGG TCTGGGAAACTtattattgaagatgatgatgaaaaggATGACgatgatgaggatgatgatgacaaagatgaagatgacgTTGAAGATAAATTGTACAGATTGATTCAAATTCCG ATGGCAGGTCAAGTTGATGCAACTAGCAGATTAAAGCAAAGCAGAAGCGAGAAAAAGAGCAGGAAGGCAATGCTTAAGCTTGGAATGAAGTTCATTCCTGGTGTCAGCAGAGTTACTGTGAAGAAGAGCAAAAAAACAGATTTGGAGTTCTAA
- the LOC124942419 gene encoding F-box protein At5g06550 — MMLGYKNLLLRSSRHRKRRRNDSKSKSTTTQSKKIFVAETKQSSNFATKVAEEEEGEEEVGFSLKTCHYNNHVVQPLGNLYFIPNLRNCRDTGLGNLQKLTDELVLDILGLLGGTHLGILSTVSKSFYVFCNHEPIWRNLVLENYNGEFLYNGSWKSTFIATFSPSFSLSRSVPTCLKVRDFFSDYLFQSWLCANLEMKPEWLERDNIQRRRGISVDDFVKNFEEPNKPVLLEGCMDNWVAFKKWDKDYLVKTCGSVKFSVGPVEMKLDDFFMYSEQAKEERPLYLFDSSFVKKVPELGSGYEIPEYFREDLFGILGNERPDYRWIIVGPAGSGSSFHIDPNSTSAWNAVIRGSKKWVLFPPDVVPPGVHPSPDGAEVASPVSITEWFMNFYEETKQWKKRPIECVCKAGEVIFVPNGWWHLVFNLEDSIAITQNFVSRRNLLNVLDFIQRPNAKNLVSGTRDRVNLHDNFKAAIETSFPGTIAELMSKEAEKIAQLKKPTFWEAASDAKGGAFKFSF, encoded by the exons ATGATGCTTGGATACAAGAATTTGTTGTTGAGATCTTCTAGACAcaggaagagaagaagaaacgaCAGTAAAAGTAAGTCAACAACAACTCAAAGTAAGAAAATCTTTGTTGCAGAAACTAAACAATCGTCAAATTTTGCAACGAAagttgcagaagaagaagaaggagaagaagaagttggTTTCAGCTTGAAGACTTGCCATTACAACAATCATGTCGTTCAACCACTTGGAAATCTCTATTTCATCCCAAATTTACGCAACTGCAGAGATACAGGTCTAGGTAATCTCCAAAAGTTAACAGATGAACTTGTACTCGACATTCTTGGCTTATTAGGCGGAACCCATTTGGGGATTTTATCTACTGTTAGTAAATCGTTCTACGTTTTCTGTAACCACGAACCTATATGGAGAAATCTCGTATTGGAGAATTATAACGGCGAGTTTCTCTATAATGGGTCATGGAAATCGACTTTTATTGCCACATTCAGCCCTTCATTTTCACTCTCCAGATCTGTGCCAACATGCTTAAAAGTTAGGGATTTCTTTTCTGATTATCTATTTCAGAGTTGGCTTTGCGCAAACCTTGAAATGAAACCCGAATGGCTTGAAAGGGATAACATACAGAGGAGAAGGGGAATTTCAGTTGATGACTTTGTAAAGAATTTTGAGGAACCAAACAAACCTGTATTATTGGAGGGTTGTATGGACAATTGGGTTGCATTTAAAAAATGGGATAAGGATTATCTGGTTAAGACTTGTGGCAGTGTCAAATTTTCAGTTGGACCGGTGGAGATGAAACTTGATGATTTCTTTATGTATTCAGAGCAGGCTAAGGAAGAAAGACCATTATACCTATTTGATTCATCGTTCGTAAAAAAAGTTCCAGAACTTGGATCAGGTTATGAAATACCAGAATACTTTAGAGAAGACCTTTTTGGCATTTTGGGTAATGAGAGACCAGATTATAGATGGATTATAGTTGGACCAGCAGGATCAGGTTCTTCATTCCACATTGATCCGAATTCGACTTCTGCTTGGAATGCAGTAATCAGAGGCTCGAAAAAATGGGTTTTGTTCCCACCAGATGTTGTTCCTCCTGGGGTGCATCCGAGCCCAGATGGGGCTGAAGTGGCTTCTCCAGTCTCGATTACTGAGTGGTTCATGAACTTCTATGAAGAAACAAAGCAATGGAAGAAGAGACCAATTGAGTGTGTTTGTAAGGCTGGGGAAGTCATATTTGTGCCCAACGGATGGTGGCATTTAGTTTTCAATTTAGAAGACTCCATTGCAATTACACAGAATTTTGTCAGCAG GAGGAATTTGTTGAACGTTTTAGATTTTATCCAGAGGCCTAATGCCAAGAACCTTGTGTCTGGGACAAGAGATCGAGTGAACTTGCATGACAACTTTAAGGCCGCAATTGAGACATCTTTCCCTGGAACTATTGCCGAATTGATGTCTAAAGAAGCGGAGAAAATTGCGCAGCTTAAGAAACCTACATTCTGGGAGGCTGCAAGCGATGCCAAAGGAGGTGCCTTTAAGTTCTCTTTCTAA